In one Leptolyngbya sp. BL0902 genomic region, the following are encoded:
- the holA gene encoding DNA polymerase III subunit delta, with translation MPLTEHLPMPLTLLVGDDTHLIQTHLDHLKAELDPAWRSVNVHTFEAAHLKADDLSRLLRTQVYPTACSPPMAGDTKLVIVTEGRLSAQHGEDLAWVDGMPNTTHLVLCLDALDKRTKVAKRLIQHGTLYPYTALSPWDEAGIKAAVKAQAQASGVQMGRGVLSYLAEAIGNDRQRMESELTKLTLCPQPVTLALAQALVPNQTQTALQLVDAVRQGQPAQVATLFNALDTVHPGVILHTALSQFRTWFKVKVALKSKHLKTDTDIAQFAGLGNPKRLYYLRQEVNSVSMRRLSETVIRLQALSTELKTGLSRRALGIELMHLAHRP, from the coding sequence ATGCCCCTTACGGAACACCTACCCATGCCCCTCACCCTACTGGTCGGTGACGATACCCACCTCATTCAAACCCACCTTGACCACCTCAAAGCCGAGCTTGACCCCGCTTGGCGCAGCGTCAATGTCCACACCTTTGAGGCCGCCCATCTCAAGGCCGATGACCTCAGCCGCCTGCTGAGAACCCAGGTCTATCCCACCGCCTGTAGTCCCCCGATGGCAGGCGACACCAAGCTGGTCATTGTGACGGAGGGTCGCCTCAGCGCTCAGCATGGTGAAGATCTCGCCTGGGTGGACGGGATGCCCAACACCACCCACCTGGTGCTGTGCCTCGATGCCCTCGACAAACGCACCAAGGTCGCCAAGCGCTTGATTCAGCACGGCACCCTCTACCCCTACACCGCCCTCAGCCCTTGGGATGAGGCAGGCATCAAGGCGGCGGTTAAAGCCCAAGCTCAAGCCTCAGGCGTACAGATGGGCCGTGGCGTCTTGAGCTACTTAGCCGAGGCGATTGGCAACGACCGACAGCGGATGGAGAGCGAACTCACCAAACTCACCCTGTGTCCCCAGCCCGTCACCCTGGCCTTGGCCCAGGCGCTGGTGCCGAACCAAACCCAAACCGCCTTGCAACTGGTGGATGCGGTACGCCAGGGCCAGCCCGCTCAGGTCGCCACCTTGTTCAACGCCCTCGACACGGTGCATCCCGGTGTCATCCTCCACACCGCCCTCAGTCAGTTTCGCACCTGGTTCAAGGTGAAGGTGGCCCTGAAGTCTAAGCACCTGAAGACAGACACAGACATCGCCCAGTTCGCAGGGCTGGGCAATCCCAAACGCCTCTATTACCTGCGTCAGGAGGTGAACTCGGTCTCGATGCGTCGCCTGTCTGAAACCGTGATTCGACTGCAAGCCCTATCGACAGAACTCAAAACAGGCCTGAGCCGCAGAGCCCTGGGTATCGAATTGATGCACCTCGCCCACCGCCCTTAA
- a CDS encoding SLOG family protein: MTTLTLPKPDACGGTVKPTHPAPPTCDWVLGVTGHRPHKLAPKPQCYSKAFRVGLTQFAMERLADIQPEQVISGMALGWDQAVAIAAIRLNIPLIAAIPFQRQASRWPATSQRRYHQILARAAHVEILSQGGYSPQAMQARNEWIVNHSHHLLALCNPAQPGGTRHCLAYAAQQRVPIIHCWDAFTQTV, from the coding sequence ATGACCACCCTAACCCTCCCAAAACCCGATGCCTGTGGGGGAACGGTAAAGCCCACTCACCCAGCACCCCCGACCTGTGATTGGGTGCTGGGCGTCACGGGCCATCGTCCCCACAAGCTCGCACCCAAACCCCAGTGCTACTCCAAAGCCTTTCGGGTCGGTTTGACCCAGTTCGCGATGGAGCGCTTGGCCGACATCCAGCCCGAACAGGTCATTTCAGGCATGGCGCTGGGATGGGATCAGGCGGTGGCCATCGCCGCCATTAGGCTCAACATTCCCCTAATTGCGGCGATTCCCTTCCAACGCCAAGCCTCACGGTGGCCCGCAACCAGTCAGCGGCGCTATCACCAGATTCTGGCTAGGGCGGCACACGTTGAAATCCTCTCCCAAGGCGGCTACTCACCCCAGGCGATGCAGGCCCGCAACGAGTGGATCGTCAACCACAGCCATCACCTCCTCGCCCTGTGCAATCCCGCCCAGCCCGGAGGTACCCGACATTGTCTGGCCTACGCCGCTCAACAGCGTGTCCCCATCATCCACTGCTGGGACGCCTTCACCCAGACCGTCTGA
- the dnaX gene encoding DNA polymerase III subunit gamma/tau: MNLHLTYRPQTLADLVGQPAVQTCLTQALQRHQIAPAYLFCGPRGTGKTSTARILAKSLNCLSHDGPTDMPCGTCGTCKGIVTGSALDVTEMDAASHGGVDDARELVKTCQLAPVQGRYRVIILDEAHMLTSQAQNALLKLIEEPPARVVFILATTEPHKVLPTIASRCLSFEFRPIAQKVIKAYLTEIANAEGIPVNPSAIEAMARLCQGGLRDALQLLAKAALLDHQPVTAQDLYRLVGQIGPGELKSLVTAIQTRNVVTLMQGSRDLMEAGHTPEAVHGALLAVYHDLLLLLEAPGQTQLLTSLLTKQQLAPLAQATDAQQVYDALDVLDGAERQLRFSPTPQPWLEATLLKLMPERSRPSSTPDLTPEQVWRRVLAIAQPKAKALLETYCQLSHIDLSRGVATLVVDAAKQATLTKHKGKVQGIVEDAVGQSIQLTLVFADPDPDYEAELAEVAG, from the coding sequence ATGAACCTCCATCTGACCTATCGACCCCAAACCCTCGCTGACCTGGTGGGCCAACCTGCCGTCCAGACCTGCCTGACCCAAGCCCTTCAACGCCACCAGATTGCTCCGGCCTATCTCTTTTGCGGGCCACGGGGCACGGGCAAAACCTCCACCGCTCGCATTCTCGCCAAGTCCCTCAACTGCCTCAGCCACGATGGCCCCACCGACATGCCCTGCGGCACCTGCGGCACCTGCAAAGGCATCGTGACGGGGTCGGCCCTTGATGTCACCGAGATGGATGCCGCCAGCCATGGCGGGGTTGACGATGCGCGGGAACTGGTCAAGACCTGCCAACTGGCCCCCGTTCAAGGCCGCTACCGGGTCATCATCCTGGACGAAGCCCACATGCTGACCTCCCAGGCCCAAAATGCCCTGCTGAAGCTGATTGAAGAACCACCCGCCCGCGTCGTCTTTATCCTCGCCACCACCGAACCCCACAAGGTGCTGCCCACCATCGCAAGCCGCTGCCTCAGCTTCGAGTTCAGGCCCATCGCCCAAAAGGTAATCAAGGCTTACCTCACCGAAATCGCTAACGCAGAAGGCATCCCGGTCAACCCCTCGGCCATTGAGGCCATGGCACGACTCTGCCAAGGTGGGCTCCGCGATGCCCTCCAACTCCTAGCCAAGGCCGCACTCTTAGACCATCAGCCCGTCACCGCCCAAGACCTCTATCGCCTAGTGGGTCAGATCGGCCCTGGTGAGCTAAAGTCCCTCGTTACCGCTATCCAGACCCGCAACGTGGTGACGCTGATGCAGGGCAGTCGAGACCTGATGGAGGCAGGCCATACCCCGGAAGCGGTTCATGGCGCACTGCTCGCGGTCTACCACGACCTGCTGTTGTTGCTCGAAGCCCCAGGCCAAACCCAACTCCTCACCAGTCTGCTGACCAAACAGCAACTGGCCCCCCTGGCTCAGGCGACCGATGCCCAGCAGGTCTATGACGCCCTCGATGTCCTAGACGGGGCCGAACGACAACTTCGATTTAGCCCCACCCCCCAGCCCTGGCTAGAGGCGACCCTGCTCAAGCTGATGCCTGAGCGCTCAAGGCCCAGTTCCACCCCCGACCTCACACCGGAGCAGGTCTGGCGTCGGGTGCTGGCTATCGCCCAACCCAAGGCGAAGGCGCTGCTCGAAACCTATTGCCAGTTGAGCCACATCGACTTGAGCCGAGGCGTCGCCACCCTCGTGGTGGATGCCGCGAAGCAAGCCACCCTGACGAAGCACAAGGGCAAGGTGCAGGGCATCGTCGAGGACGCGGTGGGCCAGTCTATCCAGCTCACGCTGGTCTTTGCTGACCCCGACCCTGACTACGAAGCGGAACTGGCTGAGGTCGCAGGGTAG
- a CDS encoding DNA polymerase III subunit beta — MPTQTRQTKPKATPESGQPEPKSRPAKATTTPKATQTGTSSTKAKTRSAKSSQAKTSQTKATQTEAPQADAKPAKTRSAKTAQADAHKTQAKPNPTAPVAFSITALQSHLSTLLSTVAPAIQANPTNPILSYLKIEALDGACRITATDTSYTITATAECDTLHPGVGLLPAQLAQVIQAIPASETLALVGSTVEEATKIELSNPSGVISTTPISLSVDQFLMAELTHPESHHTLPAETLKLALQTVLGSAGAKDKAVLHGVHLTVEGHTVVCEATDGHQIAMASMETQTLGRRRRQAAESEPVDCRIPLDTVKALIKLLTQAAKDSDVGLRLETGEAPKAQFQIQTDTAHVTLTCHCLAEAYPNIQQVIQPFTYGTSALVNRTSLLHQAQVIKAMGAKTPVAKLTLSDAHLHLSMDGNAVSGTQTVQAALDMPDPTFETALNLDLLINLARSATGEQLRLEFGSPESLIKLSPVASDLEGLGVVGYMMPVRILSPDKAQ, encoded by the coding sequence ATGCCCACCCAAACCCGCCAAACGAAACCTAAAGCCACCCCGGAATCGGGCCAACCCGAACCGAAATCACGTCCGGCCAAGGCCACGACCACCCCTAAAGCCACTCAAACGGGAACGAGTTCAACAAAAGCCAAGACTCGTTCGGCCAAATCGAGCCAAGCGAAGACGAGCCAAACCAAAGCCACTCAAACCGAAGCACCCCAAGCGGACGCTAAACCCGCGAAAACCCGTTCAGCCAAGACCGCTCAAGCGGATGCTCACAAAACTCAGGCCAAACCCAACCCGACTGCGCCCGTCGCCTTCTCCATCACCGCCTTACAGAGCCACTTGAGCACCCTACTCAGCACCGTCGCCCCGGCGATCCAGGCCAACCCCACCAACCCTATCCTCAGCTATCTCAAGATTGAGGCTTTAGACGGGGCTTGTCGCATCACGGCCACGGATACGAGCTATACGATTACGGCCACCGCAGAGTGTGACACGCTGCACCCCGGCGTGGGTCTGCTGCCCGCTCAACTGGCCCAGGTCATCCAGGCTATCCCGGCTTCAGAAACCCTCGCCTTGGTTGGCTCCACAGTCGAAGAGGCCACCAAAATAGAACTCAGTAATCCATCAGGGGTCATCTCGACCACCCCGATTAGTCTGTCGGTAGATCAGTTTCTCATGGCCGAACTGACCCACCCTGAGTCTCACCACACCCTGCCCGCTGAAACTCTGAAACTGGCCTTACAAACCGTTCTAGGGTCAGCAGGCGCTAAAGATAAAGCCGTCCTCCATGGGGTTCATCTCACCGTTGAGGGCCATACGGTGGTCTGCGAAGCCACGGACGGTCATCAGATCGCGATGGCCTCGATGGAAACCCAAACGCTAGGTCGCCGCCGCCGCCAAGCCGCAGAATCTGAACCCGTCGATTGTCGCATTCCCCTGGACACGGTCAAAGCGCTGATTAAACTCCTAACTCAAGCGGCTAAAGACAGCGACGTTGGCCTTCGGCTTGAGACGGGGGAAGCGCCCAAGGCCCAGTTCCAGATTCAAACCGATACGGCCCACGTCACCTTGACCTGCCACTGCCTTGCAGAGGCTTACCCCAACATTCAGCAGGTGATTCAACCCTTTACCTACGGCACCTCAGCTCTAGTCAACCGCACCAGCCTGCTGCACCAGGCCCAGGTGATTAAGGCCATGGGAGCCAAGACCCCGGTGGCCAAGCTGACCTTGAGCGACGCTCACCTCCACCTCTCGATGGACGGCAATGCGGTATCGGGCACTCAAACGGTGCAGGCGGCTTTGGACATGCCAGACCCGACCTTCGAGACCGCCCTTAACCTCGACCTCTTGATCAACTTGGCCCGTTCGGCCACAGGTGAGCAACTGCGGCTGGAATTTGGTAGTCCCGAAAGCCTGATTAAGCTCTCTCCGGTGGCGTCAGACCTCGAGGGGCTAGGTGTCGTGGGCTACATGATGCCTGTGAGAATCCTCAGCCCCGACAAGGCTCAGTAA
- a CDS encoding AAA family ATPase, with the protein MNTETNPKGFDFRAVVPQNEQQAAYLSQGAALLQAQPGTPESQLLGIGAAGSGKSYLNMALVAAAVDRGFRVACATPTHKALTILQRSARQYGISHQITFCTIQSLLGLRLNAGENGKELQPVDAPTIGWYDLLLADEGSMINQAVWNFMRPYLSQTRFLGTGDPAQLYPVGEGLSPFFKSGMTQVKLTQPIRQAEGPLMDVVTAARRAVTAKKRNYTWFKPDRNAINADGTPMRVSRKALVRSVLANIDRIQDNPDTFRIVAFRNATVDQYNRVIRRAVLGPDAPQYVPGDRLLAKDRGVNSPDGQETLVHTAMEMEVLEAEETHLDGYAVWKLRVIVEGDRSPITIYALHHDDQARFEQECEDLKAAALRNRFLWRRYYEHLERFPNLKPCYALTVHYSQGGTYQHCGVDGKDLDTCRHAGHDSPLSRARFYNRLWYVGLSRAAQNGYFVV; encoded by the coding sequence ATGAATACCGAAACCAATCCAAAGGGCTTCGATTTTCGCGCCGTGGTGCCCCAGAACGAACAACAGGCCGCCTATCTATCCCAGGGTGCCGCGTTGCTACAGGCCCAGCCTGGTACCCCAGAGTCCCAACTTCTTGGGATTGGTGCTGCCGGGAGCGGCAAGAGCTACCTCAACATGGCGCTCGTGGCCGCCGCCGTAGACCGGGGCTTCCGAGTCGCCTGCGCCACGCCGACCCACAAAGCCCTGACCATCTTGCAGCGCTCGGCTCGGCAGTACGGCATCAGCCACCAAATCACGTTCTGCACCATCCAAAGCCTGCTGGGGCTACGGCTGAACGCGGGCGAGAACGGCAAAGAACTCCAGCCCGTGGACGCCCCGACGATTGGCTGGTATGACCTGCTGCTGGCCGATGAAGGCTCCATGATCAACCAGGCCGTGTGGAACTTCATGCGGCCCTACCTGAGCCAGACCCGGTTCTTGGGCACGGGCGACCCGGCCCAACTCTACCCGGTCGGAGAGGGGCTGAGTCCCTTCTTCAAGTCGGGGATGACCCAGGTCAAGCTGACCCAGCCCATTCGCCAAGCGGAAGGCCCGCTGATGGATGTCGTCACGGCGGCCCGTCGAGCTGTCACGGCTAAGAAACGGAACTACACCTGGTTTAAGCCTGACCGCAACGCCATCAACGCCGACGGCACCCCCATGCGCGTCTCCCGCAAAGCCCTGGTTCGATCTGTCCTTGCTAACATCGACCGCATCCAAGACAACCCGGACACCTTCCGTATCGTGGCCTTCCGCAATGCCACGGTGGATCAGTATAACCGGGTGATTCGACGAGCCGTGCTGGGGCCCGACGCACCTCAGTATGTGCCCGGAGACCGACTGCTGGCCAAAGACCGAGGGGTCAACTCCCCCGATGGACAAGAGACCCTGGTGCATACCGCCATGGAGATGGAGGTCTTAGAAGCCGAAGAAACGCACCTCGATGGCTATGCGGTCTGGAAGCTACGGGTCATCGTCGAAGGCGACCGTTCCCCCATCACGATCTATGCCCTTCATCACGATGACCAGGCCCGCTTTGAGCAGGAATGCGAGGACTTGAAGGCCGCCGCCCTTCGTAATCGGTTCCTGTGGCGACGCTACTACGAGCATCTAGAACGGTTCCCCAACCTCAAACCCTGCTATGCCCTGACGGTGCACTACAGCCAGGGCGGCACCTACCAACACTGTGGTGTCGATGGCAAAGACCTCGACACCTGTCGCCATGCGGGCCATGACTCACCCTTGAGCCGCGCCCGATTCTACAATCGGCTGTGGTATGTCGGGCTGAGTCGGGCGGCTCAGAACGGGTATTTTGTGGTCTAG
- the cas2 gene encoding CRISPR-associated endonuclease Cas2, with protein sequence MFLYLVTYDIPSNKRRKKVSDLLEGYGKRVQYSVFECVLEPHKFAELKQRMKKRVNLDEDSVRFYPLSKHTLNQVETWGGVPLTPIPGSFIV encoded by the coding sequence ATGTTTCTCTATCTTGTGACCTACGATATTCCATCGAATAAACGTCGTAAAAAGGTGTCAGACTTGTTGGAAGGTTATGGTAAACGAGTACAGTATAGTGTGTTTGAATGTGTGCTAGAACCTCACAAGTTCGCTGAGCTAAAACAACGGATGAAAAAACGAGTCAATCTCGATGAAGATTCGGTACGATTTTATCCTCTCTCTAAGCACACGCTGAATCAGGTAGAAACCTGGGGAGGGGTGCCCCTAACGCCAATTCCAGGATCGTTTATCGTATGA
- the cas1 gene encoding CRISPR-associated endonuclease Cas1, with amino-acid sequence MRTLYISQQGCYVCLQQESLLVKQRNEVVQQVALPLLEQVLVFGQSQLTTQAIRACLWRDIPVAYLSRMGYCYGRLVAIERGYRQLARYQQTLEGVHRLVVARRIVQTKLHNSRVLLMRQQRRQGGDGLPLILDTLQHLAEQAGRADNVDRLMGLEGAGAAAYFEGFGQCLRQPEFTFVSRSRRPPGNPVNAMLSFGYQVLWNHLLSLIELQGLDPYYGCLHEGNYRHAALASDLVEEFRAPLVDSLVLWLVNTRVMDVEEDFKPHNGGCYLNNQGRRKFLKAWLQRMEESLQTESEDEAQPRWDLLNRQVKAYKQFVYAPVEVYTPYRIR; translated from the coding sequence ATGCGGACGCTTTATATTTCCCAGCAGGGCTGCTATGTCTGCCTTCAGCAGGAGTCGCTGTTGGTGAAGCAACGGAATGAGGTGGTTCAGCAGGTGGCGTTGCCGTTACTGGAGCAGGTGTTGGTGTTTGGGCAGTCGCAGTTGACGACCCAGGCGATTCGGGCCTGTCTATGGCGGGATATTCCGGTGGCCTACCTATCGCGGATGGGCTATTGCTATGGTCGGCTAGTGGCGATTGAGCGGGGCTATCGGCAACTGGCCCGCTACCAGCAAACCCTTGAGGGGGTACATCGGCTGGTGGTGGCGCGACGGATTGTGCAAACAAAGCTCCACAATAGCCGGGTGTTGCTGATGCGTCAGCAGCGGCGGCAGGGCGGCGACGGTCTACCGTTGATTTTGGATACGCTGCAACACTTGGCGGAGCAGGCCGGACGGGCGGACAATGTGGATCGCCTGATGGGCTTAGAGGGAGCAGGGGCCGCAGCCTACTTTGAAGGGTTTGGCCAATGCCTACGCCAGCCGGAGTTTACCTTTGTATCGCGCAGCCGTCGGCCACCGGGCAATCCGGTGAATGCCATGCTCAGTTTTGGCTATCAAGTGCTCTGGAATCACCTGCTCAGTCTGATTGAACTCCAGGGGCTCGACCCTTACTATGGTTGTCTCCATGAGGGCAATTATCGCCATGCGGCCCTAGCGTCTGACCTGGTGGAGGAGTTTCGGGCTCCGTTGGTGGATTCGCTGGTGTTGTGGTTGGTGAATACGCGGGTGATGGATGTGGAGGAGGACTTTAAACCCCACAATGGTGGATGTTATTTGAATAATCAGGGTCGGCGTAAGTTTTTGAAGGCGTGGCTACAGCGCATGGAGGAATCGTTGCAAACAGAATCGGAGGATGAGGCTCAACCTCGCTGGGATTTACTCAATCGCCAGGTGAAAGCCTATAAGCAGTTTGTCTATGCTCCGGTGGAGGTGTATACACCCTATCGCATTCGGTAA
- the csx18 gene encoding CRISPR-associated protein Csx18 — protein sequence MYVTMRAALVRNAVVSVFNGGITLAILLIAPLGLAAVIANTLLVAASTLVMTTAGDGVVYFLQGGRASVESLPGRPNNRSIQRRDDVDPPSRYR from the coding sequence ATGTATGTAACGATGCGGGCGGCGCTGGTACGGAATGCGGTGGTGTCGGTGTTTAACGGCGGCATTACCTTGGCGATTTTGTTGATTGCACCCTTGGGGCTGGCGGCGGTGATCGCTAATACGCTCTTGGTGGCGGCGTCTACGCTGGTGATGACGACGGCGGGGGATGGGGTGGTCTATTTCCTCCAGGGCGGGCGGGCCTCGGTAGAGAGTTTGCCTGGTCGGCCCAATAACCGCTCTATTCAGCGGCGGGATGATGTGGATCCGCCTTCCCGGTATCGCTAA
- a CDS encoding RAMP superfamily CRISPR-associated protein, whose translation MVDPLKKPQWSEKSKSVSRSSQQSNSNNPKRIIPSPKRKGSDGGSNGGSGGNGGRGGGNGGEPSPWLITPDATPDPTASFVEYLRWMRAYQKEDGTKDATKVQILQMAEEKANYRDRLNTLTNRTKLIAGEGNTFQVKCLWRIRVGGHRGPESILLPAFDALGMPYIPASTLRGVARTQAIRERMEQEGLSWKQAEEKISRQYFGYLDSKWSEERSGKVVFLDAYPLPQQSGKGGGLTVDMANNIWSWDAAGRDLLYSPNPNPFYSLNEATFLIGLRSTSAGDPEILEQVKQWLSRGLASGIGSQVNTGYGSLVRAGQKALDDAFFSLDFTLEGQLIHGRQKFTQWGKNKRDEWQMRGNPDAEVRPVAFKSMLRYWFRAFALGVLPSREVQQLEGQLFGAINPKQVRGWLKFRTIEYDSFKETKDDPAQQQGNLTIYPSDSFFSSEHKDVLKTLTKSLVWLAFHLGGVGQGARRPCYSRNGNPRWRGSSFLYDEADDFWELPESLNESKKVFQIHFSNFHKSIEDLLKLEKLDQRINAINKPLSALDVEAHTWVDAVDKNCVVLIIDKKSNGRKSFSLDLLHQQLHTLENDKKWRDAKSLCGGAKTDRVLMYGREVERKAVPSPILISEFGDYQIVTVFGATQNPRRCYLDELKRQARGNYVQIFPFA comes from the coding sequence ATGGTTGATCCATTAAAAAAGCCTCAATGGTCAGAAAAGTCCAAGTCAGTATCTAGATCATCTCAGCAGTCAAATTCTAATAATCCCAAAAGGATAATTCCATCACCTAAACGCAAAGGTTCTGACGGTGGAAGTAATGGAGGTAGTGGCGGCAATGGTGGACGAGGCGGCGGTAACGGTGGTGAACCTTCGCCTTGGCTCATTACCCCAGATGCGACCCCAGATCCGACAGCCAGCTTTGTGGAGTATCTGCGGTGGATGCGAGCTTATCAGAAGGAGGATGGTACCAAAGACGCGACTAAGGTGCAGATTCTCCAGATGGCGGAGGAGAAGGCTAATTATCGGGATCGCCTCAATACCTTGACCAACCGCACTAAGCTCATTGCCGGGGAGGGGAATACCTTTCAGGTTAAATGTCTGTGGCGCATTCGGGTGGGTGGGCACCGGGGGCCGGAGAGCATCTTGCTACCTGCCTTTGACGCTCTAGGAATGCCCTATATTCCGGCCAGTACATTACGTGGTGTCGCTAGAACCCAGGCGATCCGGGAACGGATGGAGCAAGAAGGATTATCTTGGAAACAGGCGGAAGAGAAAATTTCTCGGCAATATTTTGGCTATCTGGACAGCAAATGGAGTGAAGAACGATCTGGTAAAGTTGTTTTTCTCGATGCCTACCCTCTACCCCAACAATCGGGTAAAGGCGGGGGCTTAACCGTTGATATGGCTAACAACATTTGGTCGTGGGATGCCGCAGGGCGAGATTTGCTCTATTCTCCGAACCCCAATCCCTTCTACTCGCTGAATGAGGCGACCTTTTTAATTGGGTTGCGCTCTACAAGTGCTGGTGATCCAGAAATCCTAGAACAGGTTAAGCAATGGCTTAGCCGTGGCCTAGCTTCAGGTATTGGCTCTCAAGTCAATACGGGCTATGGAAGCTTAGTCCGGGCAGGTCAGAAAGCTTTAGATGATGCTTTCTTTAGCCTAGATTTCACCTTAGAAGGCCAACTCATTCATGGTCGGCAAAAGTTCACTCAGTGGGGAAAGAATAAACGCGATGAGTGGCAGATGCGGGGAAATCCTGATGCTGAGGTACGCCCGGTGGCGTTCAAGTCGATGTTGCGCTATTGGTTCAGAGCCTTTGCCCTGGGGGTGTTACCATCGCGGGAGGTACAGCAACTAGAGGGGCAGCTTTTTGGGGCGATTAACCCAAAACAGGTACGAGGATGGTTAAAATTTCGGACAATTGAATATGACTCCTTCAAAGAAACAAAAGATGATCCGGCGCAACAACAAGGAAATCTGACTATTTATCCATCAGATAGTTTTTTCTCAAGTGAACACAAAGATGTTCTCAAGACGTTAACCAAATCGCTAGTCTGGTTGGCCTTTCACTTAGGAGGAGTAGGACAAGGTGCAAGACGACCTTGTTATTCCCGTAATGGCAATCCACGCTGGCGAGGTTCAAGCTTTCTTTATGACGAGGCAGATGATTTCTGGGAACTGCCTGAATCCCTGAACGAATCTAAGAAAGTTTTTCAGATTCACTTTTCAAACTTTCATAAATCAATCGAAGATTTATTGAAACTTGAAAAGTTAGATCAGAGAATAAATGCCATCAATAAGCCCCTTTCTGCGTTAGATGTAGAGGCTCATACTTGGGTAGATGCAGTCGATAAAAATTGTGTCGTTTTGATTATTGACAAAAAATCTAACGGCAGAAAATCTTTTTCTCTAGATCTTTTACATCAACAACTGCATACCTTAGAAAACGACAAAAAGTGGAGAGATGCTAAAAGTCTTTGTGGAGGTGCAAAAACTGATAGAGTTCTAATGTATGGACGGGAAGTAGAACGGAAGGCTGTACCATCCCCTATCCTGATCTCAGAATTTGGAGACTACCAAATCGTTACAGTCTTTGGTGCAACTCAAAATCCACGGAGGTGCTATCTCGACGAGCTTAAGCGTCAAGCTCGTGGCAACTATGTACAAATCTTTCCGTTTGCTTAG
- a CDS encoding type II toxin-antitoxin system RelE family toxin: MSYQVSILRRAQKELGNLPPGVFERVRDALRALAEEPRPAGCKKLQGREGWRIRVGDYRVLYTIDDAQKTVEVVHIGHRRDIYR; this comes from the coding sequence ATGAGCTATCAGGTCTCCATTTTACGACGAGCTCAAAAGGAACTGGGAAATTTGCCCCCCGGTGTCTTTGAGCGGGTTCGGGATGCCCTTAGAGCCTTGGCTGAGGAACCCCGTCCTGCTGGGTGTAAAAAGCTCCAAGGTCGAGAAGGTTGGCGCATTCGAGTAGGAGATTATCGAGTGCTTTACACCATTGATGATGCTCAGAAAACTGTCGAGGTAGTTCACATTGGGCATCGTCGAGATATTTACCGTTAA
- the cmr4 gene encoding type III-B CRISPR module RAMP protein Cmr4, protein MIEDLVYLYLLSPLHTGGTTQEGNLLGIARESHTALPYIPSSSIRGRLRAATPADNRSALWGNTIEDVTKGSDSNLTQGNLWIGDGSILWIPVPSLSHGVVWVSSPLLLRRWARLHGVEAEIPVDYSTNLGNQKPVYLKDAILKPTELKDWDTWKIFVPQTEQANGIQSVLVLPDKHCATLIQMTLWRQVKVKLDEHKTVDGGFRYEEAIPPDTLMYFPWGVTAQANGKGGDAKQDFKNLLASHELLQIGGQESLGRGFVQTWLASN, encoded by the coding sequence ATGATTGAAGATTTGGTCTATCTCTACCTGTTGTCTCCCCTGCATACAGGAGGTACGACCCAGGAAGGTAATTTGCTAGGTATTGCCCGCGAGTCGCATACAGCACTACCCTATATCCCTTCAAGTTCTATTCGAGGGCGGTTGAGGGCTGCTACACCCGCAGACAATCGATCAGCACTTTGGGGTAACACGATTGAAGATGTTACTAAAGGAAGTGACAGCAATCTAACTCAAGGCAATCTTTGGATTGGTGATGGCTCAATTCTTTGGATTCCGGTTCCGTCTCTCAGTCATGGGGTGGTATGGGTGAGTAGCCCCTTGTTGCTGCGCCGCTGGGCTAGGCTACATGGTGTTGAAGCGGAGATTCCTGTCGATTACAGCACTAATCTGGGCAACCAAAAGCCTGTTTATCTAAAGGATGCCATCCTAAAACCAACGGAGTTAAAGGACTGGGATACCTGGAAAATCTTTGTGCCTCAGACAGAGCAAGCTAACGGAATTCAATCAGTCCTAGTTCTGCCTGATAAGCATTGTGCCACGCTGATTCAGATGACGCTATGGCGGCAGGTCAAGGTAAAACTAGATGAGCATAAAACGGTAGATGGGGGATTCCGATATGAAGAAGCTATCCCCCCGGATACGTTGATGTATTTTCCTTGGGGCGTGACGGCCCAAGCTAATGGTAAAGGGGGTGATGCTAAGCAAGACTTTAAGAATCTCCTCGCTAGCCATGAGCTGCTGCAAATTGGTGGGCAAGAAAGCCTAGGTCGAGGTTTTGTACAAACTTGGCTAGCATCTAACTAA